In Macaca mulatta isolate MMU2019108-1 chromosome 16, T2T-MMU8v2.0, whole genome shotgun sequence, the sequence GGCAGCTCGCACCCCAGGCACTGAAGTGTAGCGAGGACAGGCACCATCACCCACTGGCAGCCTGGCCCTCCCGCGCTCAGGCCTCTTCACAATGGGGTGCATATGGTAAGTCGGTGGGTCTGAACCAACCCAAAACTGAGGGGCGAAGTGGAGTTTCAGTTTCAAAACCACTGTGGTGTGACAGCATGGAGCCCTGGCTGTGAAGAGGACCCCTCCCATTTTTCAATGGTGTGTCAGGGAACTGACACCCACTTCTAGCCCCCTACCCCCATCCGGGCCGAGGTACTCCGGGCTGGCCCTGTCCCCGCAAGCCCTCCCCATGGTGAGTTTGCACCCTTTCTGCGACAAATCCCCCAGCAGGCCACACAATAGAGAATCTGCATCTATTGAAACATGTTTAAAACGGGGTTGGTCACAACAGTCAGGATGGGCAGAAACGGGAgtaggggaggggagtggggccGCACCAGCCCCTGCCAGTGCCTGAGGCTGCAGCCTGGTGAGTGCTTTTGCTTCTGCTTCTCCACGCTGGTGGTTCGAGATGGTCCCAAGCCCCACTGGGGCAGGCCCTGCCTTGCCCTGCAGAGGCAGGGTGGCTCCActtccccatcccctcccccatGGGCTGCAGGGGCATTTATGAGGCCCAACAGGTGGCACTGTGGCgctccttcctccctgtctccGTGGCTCAGAACCAGGTTAAGGATAGAGGTAGATGGGGAGAAGTGGGGGCCACACTGTCTCCGGTGGCAGTGAGGGAGCTTGGGACCCTGAGCGGGGCATGCTGACTCCTTGCTGGAGAAAAGGCACCTAGATAGGGAAGCTGGGCTTGGGAGCCTCCCAGGGGGTCCTGGGGTAAGGTGGGGATGGTGGCTGAACGAAGCAGGAAGCAGGGTGGTGGGCAGACCCCAATCCTGGTTCCCAAACCCTCACCGGCtgcgggaggaggaggaagaaaggaatccTGGAGCAGAGCCCTGCCCTGGGCCCCTCCGCCTGAGCAAGCCTCATCCCCTTCCCACCTGGCCCCCACGCAAGCCCAGCTCCACCTCCTTCCCATCTTCCCCCTGCCGGCTCCAGGCCCTCCGCAGAGTGGGTGGAAGGTTGCAGAGGCCTCAGGCCGTCTTGGTGCCGGGGTCCACCTCCTTGTGGGCCCAGAGCTCCTTGTGTTGCTTGCGGCCAAACCCCTCGTCGTAGTTGCCTTTGCTCTTAAACAGCTGCTGGAAGTGGGGTTTGCAGTAGAACTCCCCGTGCAGCGCGGCAtagctgcccaggctgcagaagCCAAACGGCGTCAGGTCAGGCCAGGTCGGGGCTGGGTTGGCAGACGAGGCGGGGGCGGGCAGGGCAGGGGCGCACCTGAGCTTGGTGTGACAGTGCTTGCAGCAGAAGCAAGAGTTGTGGAAAATGAGCTTGTCAGCCACCAGCCGCTCCATGGGGTACACGGTCTTCTGGCAGGCGGCGCAGGTCTCCTTCACCTGGGCCCGCAGGCTGAAGGACTGTGCGGGAGGCTCAGCCAGGTGCTGCCCCAGTGCCCATCCCGCTCCCTCACACCCCTCCTCCCGCACACCGGCCCCAGGCCCCTACCTTGGAGCGCTGCACCGTGCTGCTGCCGCCGCCTTTGGCATCCTGAGGGAGAGGGGCGGTCAGGGCAGGAGCAGCTCCGGGAGGCCTTGgaccagggctgcagccatcagCCCAAGGCCTAGGGACGCGCCGCAGGGGGCAAAGGGGGCCGGCAAACTCTGGAGCCTCTCCCCTTTTCCCCAGGCCAGGCTCCCGTCTGGCGGGTCCTCCCACCCGGCCGGGCACTTACATGAGAGGGGGTGGCCTGGGCGGCTCCTGCAGCCTGGAACATGGCTTGTTGGAGGTGGAAGCCTCGGGTGGAGACGCGGCACCCGCTGGGTTCTGCAAGGGGAAGTCAGTCGGGAGGGCCCCGCCAGTCCGGCCCCAGCCTGCAGGGTGGGGGGTGTTgacaggcaggggctggggggatTGCGGTTGGGACTTTCCCTAAGTCATTTCCTGTTGCTCTTGGTCTTGCCACTTccgcccctcccccacctcccccacccctgctccccaGAGGCCGGGGTCCCGAGTGGCACCGTCCCTCGGAAGAACAAAGTTAGCGGGAGCTGAGGGGCCGCGGGCTCCCGCGCAGCCGCCGTGTGCGCCCCGCGGGCGGGGACCCCGCTTGGGGTGAGGGGAGGTCGGGACAGGCGGGGCCGCGATGAGAAGCCGCTGCCCCGACCTGACCCCGGCCCTCACTGCCCCGCGCCGCGCCCGGGCGTCCAGGCCTCGGCTGGGCAGCCCCTGGACAGCGCCCGAGGTCcccgcccgccccgcccctcgGTCCCGGACCTGGCCCCGCGCGGACCGGACCCCAGACCCCGACGCCGCGAACCCAGCCAGCGGGTCTCGGCTCCGCCCAGCCGGGGGCCGGACCTGAAGCGAGGACTCGAGACTGTGCGCCCCGGGCCAGAGCGGCTCGCGGACTCGCTGGGACCCCACGGGTGGCCCTCACCCCACACCCCTCGGCACCTCCCCTGGTTCCGGAGCCGGACGCGGCCCCTCCCCCCGCGGCTCTCACCAGGCCCGGCCTGGGCCGCGGGGCGGGATCTGTCTCCGGGGGCACACGGGTGCGATAAGGGCGCGGACGCGAGCTACCGCCGCTGCCAGTGGTCCCCGAgcggccgccgccgccaccgccttATCGCTGCGCCGCCCCCGCCGgcccccgccccgcgcccgcccaTTGGCTCCGCCGCGCCCGGAGCCGCCTCCGGGGCCCGGGCGCCGCCGCCGACCCCCCTCCGCGCTTTGTCTTCCCCTCGCCGCCGTCCCCGCCTTTGTCTGTCCCCAGCTCCGGCTCCGCGCTCCCGGCTCCTCAGCGCCCCGCGGGCCCCGCGCTCGCATGCCTTGGGCACCGGCCGCGCCGTCTGTCCATCCCGACGGTGACCCGGCATGGGGAAACGACGGTGGCGGGGACAGGATGGAAGGGCCGCGCTCCGCATCCCACGGGGAGGGGAGGAGTTCAGGCTGCGACGGCTGCGGTCGCAGGACACCGGGCACTCCCGGCCTGTCTCCGGGATAACCGGGCTGGGCCTGGGCCATTCACTGCTTCGGTTTCCCCCGGGTGGCCTCGCGCGCAGGCGCGGGCGCCCCATTCCCGCCCAGAGCTTTGGGGCCTCAGAGACCCAGCCGGGGCGACCCCGGAGCCTGGCCCAGGGTCCCTCGGGCCGCCGAGTCCTCCTGCCGCCAGGGGCCGCCCCCGCCCTCTTGCGGCCCACGAGGCTGGAGGCAGCGCCCGGGCACGCGGTCCCCAGGCCCGGCCGCGAGGCTGCGGGGAGCCTGGGGCGCTGGCTCGCTGAGGAGCCTGCACGAGGACCCGGCGGCTCCACCAGCCCTTGGCGCCTCTGCAACCCTGTGACGGGCTGGGGAGGCCGCTATGCGTGGTTCCCGGAGCACCCGTCCCCTGAGGCTTCAAGTCCTCACGTGTTTCTGGGGCGGAATTCTGTGGGCAGCAACCGCGACCCCTGGGGGCCGCCCCTCCAACAAGCGCGCTTCATTTCTCACGGGGAAGCCGCGGCCCAGAGAGCTGAGGTGACAGAGATCGGGCCGCAGAGCTGCTCCCTCCCTGCAGCCGCACAGCAGGCCAGAGGCATAGCAGGCGAGAGACAGAAGGCGAGGCCGGCGCCTTCCCGGGCACCAGGGACCGAGTGGCTTGGCCTGAAATCAGGCTAGAAGCTGCTCCGGGAAGCACAGCCCTGCGCCCAGAGCCTTCCCACACTGTGGCAGGAATAGCACTGGCGGCCCACGCGCTTGACAGGGAACAGAACAGCTCCCGCCCGATGCCTGGCAGGGGAGCAGGGAGGCTGCAGCTTCCCCAGCGCCcagctgtttcccaggctggcggGCTCCACGCACCGGCTCCGTGTCTCCTCTCCAGCCTTCTGTTCTCTCTAGAGGAAAATCTGCGTTTTGCCTGCACTGTGGGCCGACTCTCCAGTGGGGAGTGTCAGACCCTCTAAAGTGGCTGCCTCTCGGGAAAGCTTCCACACCTGTCCGATTCTCCAAAGGGGCTGCTTGATGCAAGAAACAGGAAGACCGGGGGGCACCATGAGCAGGGCTCACTGCCACTGGGCACAGTGAGGCCCCAGCATCCTGCCCAGGACGGGCCTGTGGGCTAAGCTGCAGATGGGCATTGAGGATGCCCCGAGAGCAAGGTGCAGAAGGCATCCGGAAGCAAAGGAAACTGATAACCAgcgttaaaacaaacaaacaaacaaacaaaaaagggaacTTGGCtcagcggtggctcacgcctttagtcccagcactttgggaggcagaggcaggcagatcacaaggtcagaagttcgagaccagcctggccaacatggtgaaatcccgtctctactaaaaatacgaaaattatccaggcatggtgtgtgtgcctgtaatcctagctacttgggaggctgaggcaggagaactgtttgaacctgggaggtggaggctgcagtgagtcaagatgaagccagtacactccagcctgggtgacagagcgactctGTCGGGTGGGGGGGTGGCAGGGCAGGGCGAAGGGAATTTGAGGTTTAAAGCAGGGGGAGGAGGACCGGAAATGAGGCCCCCTactcctcactcactcaccccAGGCCCCATCCTAGCCCAAGGTGGGTGTCATTCCCTTCACCTTAGCCTCTCACTGCCCAAAGAAGcttacttttcttctttaaactgCTGTTAAAATTGGGGAGGAAATGGAAAGCAAGGGCATCTGACGGTTCAGAACAGCTTTAGGTTAGAGGGCATTTGAGGTGCCTGAGCTGGGGGAGGGCCTTCCCCCTGAGAGACTGGGAGAAGGGTAAGCCGTGTGCCCTGGAAGCACTGCAGGGAGACTCATATTTGCACCCCCTTGCTCACACTCACTGGCGCCAGCCAGGATGGCAGGGACGGGCGGGGCTGGTTCTTAGGTTTCCTGCTCTTTGGGTGCTAGCACCCAGGGTAAGGAGACACCCAGGTCAGGTTGCAAGACAAACCCTTCTACCTCCTTTCCTGCCAAAGGCCGCCAGCATCCTCTGCCTCAATCTCAATCTTTGGACATTTTTAGCTCCAAAGTGGTTTGATGGCCACAGGCTAAAATTCATAGTCTTAAAATTTTAGTTAAGAGACAGATCTGTTATGGGTTTTCAAATAAACTGGTCTATCTAATGAAAGAGGTCACTGCTGAGCTTCCGTGAGCACCCATGGGCCTGCTCTTGGATGGCGGGACGACTCTCACCTGGAGCAGCACGGCCATCCCTGCAAGCACACACACCAGGAAGCAGCCTGTAGCCCCTGCGCTGATGCAGACACAATGCCATTCTCCAGCAGGGTCTCTGgaaattttaatttgttctgATAACGAAACTAACACAGCATAAGGACTTAAGCCCTCAAGCTAGGCAAGACACTGATGGCCCTTGGAGAAAGCACCAGGGCAGCTGGCAGGAGGTGCTAAGATAGATTCTTGGTGGGAAAGGAATGAGGCACACACATAAACCGTGGGAAAGACTTAGGTGTCAGGGCCCAAGCCAGAAAAGGGATAAGGATGGACTGTCCCAGCCTTAGTCCGTGCTTAAACAGACAGAAATACCCTTCTCTGGAATTATGAGGGAGAGGTCTAGGGGAAGGGAGGCAGGTAGCTTACTACTTGCCCTTTCACTGACCTATAGGATCTGAGAGCAAAGTTAAGTAGAATGAGGCTGGTCGCAAGCATTGGGAAGAGGTGGCGGTCCTCAGGGTTAAGAAGTCAAACCCTGGGCTTGGAATTCGGCTCCCAGAGCTAGAGCAGCATCTCTTCCTTCTGTAGAGGAGGTCACCTGAGCTCATAGGACTGGGAATGTCGGCTTTGGACCCTCTTGATCCCTGCTTGTTGAGATTTCCTTGTGTCCCAAAAGCCTTGGAGCAGTGAAGTGTCTCTCCAGGATTTCTTTCCCAATCAGTCAGCAGCCAACTTTCCTGGAAGAATGTCCTTTCTACCCAATCTGCCCAGGAGGGCGGGAATGTGGCCAGCCCTCAGGAAGGTTCTGCGTCCCTGGCTGGAGAATGCGCACAGTTTGCAGAGGCTCAGAACTCCCAATCATCCACCTCCAGCTCTTCCAGGTTTGTTACCAGGCCAAAGATTCCACTATGGTCCTGAGACTGGCTGCTCTCAAAATTGGTGATGGGGGTGACAGGACGAAGCAATTCAGGCAAAGCCTCTGAGGCACGTCGCTTGATctgggggagaagagagaggtggGTGACAGATCCTGTTGCTCTGGGTCCCAGGACACCATGGGGCAAGGACCCATGGCCTGGTGGCAGACGGGCTGTCGGAGCCAACTCTACGAGAGGAAGGAGCAGTGCCTTTCAGGGGCTTCGGAAGCAGGGTAATTTCTCTCATTcaaagggaggggaaagaaagctAAAGGGATTGTGAATCGTTAGAACCAGAATGACTAGAACCAGAACCAGAACGAAGGGGCTACGGTACCTGCTTGAAGAAAGAGTGGTTCAGGAGGGTGCTGGCACTGGGcctggagggaaaggggaggagagaCCGCAGCGTCACTGCCGTGTCCCCAGCTTCCTGAAATCCTGCCACTTATACCTCAGCCTCCggtcccctctccctctccctcagcTCATGGGAAACAGTAGCCAGAGCTCCCCAAGCTGGCCTCTGACACACCCAGGAGCTGATCCCTCCTGTATATAGCTCCAGATTCCCCTGCAGAACCTTTGAGAGGTGCATCCCTTCACACCCTGGCCTTACCCTCCTGAGCACCCTCTGCTCTCCCGAAGCCCAGACCCAGGCCAGCAGGAATACCTGGCATCCGGGTTGCGCTGAAGGCACTGCTCCACAAAGTGGTGGAAGTAGGGGGAGAAGGTTCGGTGGTAGGGGTGGGAAGGCGAGTCGCCATTGGAGGGCCGTGGGGTGCTGGTGGTCAGGCTGTCACTCAGGCCAGAGTTGGCCACTGAGCGCGAAGGGCTCATGGTCAGCTCCTCGGCAGGGATGGTGCTGGTATCCAACAGGCAGGGCACTGTGCCGTTTAGTTTCTCTAGCAGCATCTGGGGAGGACAGAACCAGGACCTGGGCTGGAGGGGGGTCCCTGGAAGGCCTGAGTCTCTTCACAAATACACTTTTCCCAATATACAAATGTGATCATTTGAGAGCAGAAAAAGATGGAAGTGGAGTAAGTCCAATTTTCCCAAAGAAACGCTGGTCACTGGCATGGCAGGTCCGCCCTAGCCAGGCCAACGTGAAAGGAGAGGGGTTGCACAAAAGTACCCGCTTTTTGCCATGGCTGGAAAGCAGGGCTCACAGTTTCCTCTCCCTTTACAAGGCATCAAATTCCTTTTACTGTAGAGTCCTCACCCTAGAGGGGAGGAGCAGCCAGATGAACCTGCTTTGAAGCGCAGCTGTCTGCCATGCCCAGGCGGATCCAATGAGGTCTGAGAGGCAGTCCCTGCAGTGCCACAGCCTGGGCTGTCACTGCAGCAGGCCACACGGGAGCAAGATGCCCAAAGGGAGGCCAGGCTGGGGTGGCTGTTCCAAAGTACCCTAACTCAACACATAAAACCAGCCCCATCTGGGGACTGTTGTCCTCGTGGAAGTCCTCATGACCGCATAAGCTGTccaagccagaaacctggaaATTGCTCTAGAGCTGCACTAATGTGAGAGCCACTAGCCACTTGTGGCTATTTCGATTTAAATGAGGTTTAAAATTCAGTCCCTCGGTCTCACTGGTCACCTTCTAAATGCTCGACAGCCACACAGTCTCATGGCCGCCACGCTGGACAGCGCAGCCACAGAAGCCCTCCTTCCCTGCAGCAAATTCTAGTGGACGGCGCTGCTTCTAGGCCTGGACCTCTTGTTTACCCCCAGTCACCTTTCAATTCTTTCCTGAGCATCCTCTGTCACTGAATTATTTTACTGAGATCTCCTAGATTCCTCACACAGACTTCCATACCCTGCTAACCGATCTACTGGATCTAATCCATCTGCTGGGTTGATCTCTGTAAATGAGCTATCTTATGCTGTCACTTCTGTGCTTACAATCCTCAGTGCTGCTCCACAGGCTTTAGGACAGGAACCAGTGCTCTGAAGTGGCATCAAAGCCCTTCACAATGTACCCTTGCTTCCTTCTGCAGCCTGTCACCTGGCGGCCCCCAAGAAGCACTGCACCTTGGCCATTTACACCATTTACACCTCCTTGCTGTTCTCCAGGTCCTGTGTTTTCTAGACTCTGGGTCTCTGCACATTCTGCTGTCTGCCGAGAAGAGTGTCCTAGTTCCTCCTCCACACAGGTGACTGCTGTCTGCCTTCCAACTCAAGGCTGCCTCCTCCCAGGACCTCCCTGGGCCCCTGCTCTGGGGAGCTGCACTCTGGCCACCATCCAGCTGCCCCTACCACCGGGCAAGCAGCCTGTGGGTTCCGGAGTGGCTTACTCAGAGCCTGCACCCTGCCCCATCCCAGTTCTAGGCCATactccaagtacctgggacccaGGTAATCCTTGCCCAAATGACCCCAAATCCATTTTCTGGATTTAATGAGGCTTGGATAAGCCTCTTCCCTGGGTCTGTTTTCCCAAGGGTAGACTGTGCCACTGACTGTGCACCCTTGGATCCGAGGGTGGCCAGAGGACAGGCATCTGGAGGGGCATGAACAGAAGCTGAACTTACAGAATGGGGGTTCCAAAGGTGTTGGCTGAAATGTGGTTGGCATGGAACTCTGAGAACTGTGGGAATTCTAAATTAGAAACTGACCTTCCAGGTATATTTATCCAAGTAGGAGGATAgaacatattttatacatttataaaaactgGTTAGCttaatgtatatgttttaaatagaCATGTAGCGTGTGGGCCTCCATTTGCACCCCTGTTCCTGGGATCGCCTCCCCAAGCTGGCCTCCCTTACCACCGCATTTGCCACAGGAAGTAAACAAAGAGTGAGTCCACCATCCCCCACTGGGTGGGacttcttgaaggaaaagacAGGGTCTTTCATCTTAGTATTCCTGGTCTGTGTCCTGAGTGTGAGAGACACTCAATGAACATCtgtggaaggcaggcaggcaagaaGGAAACCAATGGGCGGCAGGCTTACCTGGGTGGCAGGCATATCCTTAAAGGGGACGTGGCCGTTTGCCAGTTCACAGGCTGTGATTCCCACACTGTAGATGTCAGATTTGGCATCATAACCCTGGAGATTCTAAGCCAGGAACAAAAAGCCACAGATGACCCCATTTGGTCTTTGTTCTTAGAAAAAGGGTAGAACTTAGGAGAGGAAAAGGATGGCTGTCTCCAAATCAGGACCCGCTGCTAATGACTCGCCTTGCCTGTGCTACTGAAGACTAACTGCTATTTTACCACCTGCAACTGTTTGGCGATGCTCTGTAAGGAGCTCAAGTGCCAGCCCTAGGTTCCTGCTTAGCACAGGGATCCAGAGAGCAGCAAACATTTCCAAAATGCTCACCCTTCTAATAGGGTGCCAAGGGTCCCTAAAGGGAGCTGAAATAGCATCCAGTAGAGGTTAGGACCCCCTGGGAAGAACCACATCCATCTGCAATGGACAGGCGCTGCCCACGCTGAGGGCTCCCTACCTCCAGGAACCCCTTTACCCCACTGGGAGGTTGAGAGCCCCCGACCCCAGGCAATGCCTGAACGCTCCCTTGGGAATCATGAGTTGGGTAGGGGAGCTCCTCTGGGCCCATGCACAGACCTGCTGGAGGACCTCGGGGCTGAGCCACGGCAGAACCTTGACACTGTACTTTGGAAAATCGTGGACCACTCGCTGCCGCTGCCCATGGCTTATCATGCTGAGGTTGCTGCGCAAACCAGACAGGTAGACCTTCCCATCCAGAGAGATCAGGATGTGGCTGGCTTTGACACTCCTGGGGAAGCAGGGAGGGTGTCATGGAGAGCAGGAGCCCCTCCTGCTACAAACTTTTGGTCTTCACACGCTCCACCCGGCCAGCTGTCTCCTGTGTGCATGggttatacatgtatatgtgtattttacatatacataaccatgtttttgtttttattgagatagagtctcactctgttgccaggctagagtgcagtggctcaatctaggcacaccgcaacctctgcctcctgggttcaagcaatccctaTGCCTCAGctatccaagtagctgggattacaggtatgcaccaccacgccccgctaaatttttttttttttttttgagatggcgtctctctgtcacccaggctggagtgcagtggcgcgatctcggctcactggaagctccgcctcccttcTGGGGACAAACACTCACACTACCCCTAACCAACACACATGTGAATGGTGACATCCACACATGTCCCCTGATGGGTCTGCATGAGGGTTTCTTTAGGGTGTACATCCAGAAGTGGCATTGATGGTTCTGGTTCCACAACCCTGACTGGCAGCACTAGCCATCTTCCACCACCTGGACAGGAGGCTCCCTGTCCTTGCCACACTGGGACTCGCCCATCCTCCCACCTGCTGCCAGGCTCATGTGCATAAGGTGAcatcttgtttttcatttgcttttctctgattgAAGATTTGAGTGGCTCTTCCCATGATGGGCTTGTCTTGGGGTTTCCTCTTTTGTAGACTTCTGATCTTTGACCCATTTTTCTTGCTTTGCTGTCCATTTCTTGTTGATTTGCAAGATTTCCCTGTTACTAATCTCCTGTGTTGACAAAGCTCATATCATCTGGTCTGTCACTTGTTTCTTCACCTTTTTCACTGTATCTTGCATTGGATAGAAATCTTCTTGA encodes:
- the LIMD2 gene encoding LIM domain-containing protein 2 isoform X1 is translated as MFQAAGAAQATPSHDAKGGGSSTVQRSKSFSLRAQVKETCAACQKTVYPMERLVADKLIFHNSCFCCKHCHTKLSLGSYAALHGEFYCKPHFQQLFKSKGNYDEGFGRKQHKELWAHKEVDPGTKTA
- the LOC144335864 gene encoding uncharacterized protein LOC144335864, with translation MGKRRWRGQDGRAALRIPRGGEEFRLRRLRSQDTGHSRPVSGITGLGLGHSLLRFPPGGLARRRGRPIPAQSFGASETQPGRPRSLAQGPSGRRVLLPPGAAPALLRPTRLEAAPGHAVPRPGREAAGSLGRWLAEEPARGPGGSTSPWRLCNPVTGWGGRYAWFPEHPSPEASSPHVFLGRNSVGSNRDPWGPPLQQARFISHGEAAAQRAEVTEIGPQSCSLPAAAQQARGIAGERQKARPAPSRAPGTEWLGLKSG